Proteins from a genomic interval of Sphingopyxis sp. QXT-31:
- a CDS encoding septation protein IspZ translates to MRTLLYALGPMLFDSLGIITFAVLLAAGAGIVPAVVAGTLVAVAVVGYALARGHQAAALQWISLASVLFTAAATLLTGDPRFVMAKPTVVYLIVGTVMLRKGWLSR, encoded by the coding sequence ATGCGCACACTGCTCTATGCGCTCGGCCCGATGCTGTTCGATTCGCTCGGTATCATCACCTTCGCCGTCCTGCTCGCCGCGGGCGCAGGCATCGTTCCCGCGGTCGTTGCCGGTACGCTCGTCGCCGTCGCGGTGGTCGGATACGCGCTTGCGCGCGGGCACCAGGCCGCGGCGCTGCAGTGGATCAGCCTCGCCTCGGTGCTGTTCACGGCCGCGGCGACCTTGCTGACCGGCGACCCGCGCTTCGTGATGGCGAAGCCGACCGTGGTCTATCTGATCGTCGGCACGGTGATGCTGCGCAAGGGCTGGCTCAGCCGTTAA
- a CDS encoding YdeI/OmpD-associated family protein → MDFRAKIALRGINPYVPVSGARAERIKAGWKKPMPVLVQVNGQPDQARRVNMMPAGDGSFYLYLDGVVRKASGTDVGDMVAVSVVFDAAYRGGPQHDMLPEFAARLDADPSIKARWDGLSPSLQKEILRYLANLKSDAARQRNIERAVAVLGGAKERFLARDWN, encoded by the coding sequence ATGGATTTCAGAGCGAAGATCGCGCTTAGAGGCATTAATCCCTATGTGCCGGTGAGCGGCGCGCGGGCGGAGCGGATCAAGGCTGGCTGGAAAAAGCCGATGCCCGTGCTGGTCCAAGTCAACGGCCAGCCCGACCAGGCGCGGCGCGTCAATATGATGCCGGCGGGCGACGGCAGCTTCTATCTCTATCTCGACGGCGTGGTGCGCAAGGCGTCGGGCACCGACGTGGGCGACATGGTCGCGGTGTCGGTCGTGTTCGATGCGGCGTATCGGGGCGGTCCGCAGCACGACATGCTGCCAGAATTCGCGGCGCGCCTTGACGCCGATCCGTCGATCAAAGCCCGATGGGACGGCCTATCGCCCAGCCTGCAGAAAGAGATATTGCGCTATCTCGCCAATCTGAAATCGGACGCGGCGCGGCAGCGCAATATCGAGCGCGCCGTCGCCGTGCTCGGCGGCGCGAAGGAACGGTTCCTGGCGCGCGACTGGAACTGA